A DNA window from Candidatus Binatia bacterium contains the following coding sequences:
- a CDS encoding iron-containing redox enzyme family protein: MIDGKPMSQQEAKKIVDSLYEKMHARWKEKVTRSPFMLKLQEGSLPMEALQLYYRNWASFVLTINTLGLAVYYKQVDFLKKDLKLMRMFASKLVDEFGKPEPPGHILILVETGKALGLTEREVLDTRQLPAARALGDFHKVVVWDGALCDYWASVVWEEAMGYFAQDWRDALMKKYNLDLKQVVYYTTHYEADLKEHEGTASHASIVRGVLEYMLEKGYVDERIGYGLEYCAVTPCDLNGVMLQGVLDELGIK, encoded by the coding sequence ATGATCGACGGCAAACCGATGTCACAACAAGAGGCGAAGAAAATAGTCGATAGCCTCTATGAAAAGATGCACGCGCGCTGGAAGGAAAAGGTGACTCGGAGCCCGTTCATGCTGAAGCTCCAGGAGGGAAGCCTCCCCATGGAAGCGCTCCAGCTCTACTACCGCAACTGGGCGAGCTTCGTCCTCACGATCAACACGCTGGGCCTCGCGGTCTATTACAAGCAGGTCGATTTTTTAAAAAAGGATTTGAAGCTGATGCGCATGTTCGCCTCGAAGCTCGTGGACGAGTTCGGCAAGCCGGAGCCGCCCGGCCACATCCTTATCCTGGTGGAAACGGGAAAGGCGCTCGGCCTGACCGAGAGAGAAGTTCTGGATACGCGACAGTTGCCGGCGGCGCGCGCGCTCGGCGACTTCCACAAAGTCGTCGTGTGGGACGGCGCGCTCTGCGATTATTGGGCTTCGGTCGTCTGGGAAGAGGCGATGGGTTACTTCGCCCAGGATTGGCGCGATGCGCTGATGAAAAAATATAATTTGGACTTGAAGCAGGTCGTTTACTACACCACCCATTACGAGGCCGACTTGAAAGAGCACGAGGGCACCGCCTCGCACGCGTCGATCGTCCGCGGCGTGCTGGAATACATGCTGGAGAAGGGCTACGTGGACGAGCGCATCGGCTACGGCCTGGAGTATTGCGCCGTGACGCCGTGCGATTTGAACGGCGTCATGCTGCAGGGAGTGCTCGACGAGCTGGGAATTAAATGA
- a CDS encoding zinc ribbon domain-containing protein: MPIYEYHCDKCGTFEATQKITDKPLARCPTCKGKVKKLISNTSFQLKGTGWYITDYARKDNKSPSDKAANGDKAATAETKSDGKAGAGSDGGKKDSTEKAAAKPAASESSSS, from the coding sequence ATGCCGATCTACGAATACCATTGCGACAAGTGCGGCACATTCGAGGCGACGCAAAAAATCACCGATAAGCCCTTGGCCCGCTGCCCCACCTGCAAGGGCAAGGTTAAAAAGTTGATCTCCAACACTTCCTTTCAACTCAAAGGCACCGGCTGGTACATCACCGACTACGCCCGCAAGGACAACAAGTCCCCCTCCGACAAAGCCGCCAATGGCGACAAGGCCGCTACGGCCGAGACCAAGAGCGACGGCAAAGCCGGCGCCGGATCAGACGGCGGGAAAAAAGATTCGACGGAGAAAGCCGCCGCCAAACCCGCGGCGTCCGAGTCTTCCAGTTCTTGA
- a CDS encoding ornithine cyclodeaminase family protein, translating to MALLLTRDEVRPLLDLGKAIELTEAAFREQAEGKVAAHAPYHVRTSGARGLRVVSGALIKSGRVGVRLGPNVQLSGGDRMYALLFDIESGELLSFMGYPFGTLRTAATIGLAARHMARADARTVGLFGVGRNALGLLKGITAVRRITRVVVSSRDAERRKSFCERAEKELAIEIVPSGEAEAAVKKMDVVLTATSSAEPIFPAAWVEPGAHVSTMGKPGEIGKDVYLKADRIVVGCREHEQNYYDSAGALPLVELIAEGKFSWEKIPEMGDLVTGRAAGRTSAREINVFKESQGGFGDVAFAKWLYEEAVRRKLGREMEL from the coding sequence ATGGCGCTGTTGCTCACGCGCGATGAGGTCCGGCCGCTGCTCGATCTCGGCAAGGCGATCGAGCTCACCGAAGCCGCCTTCAGAGAGCAGGCCGAAGGAAAAGTGGCGGCGCACGCGCCGTATCACGTCCGCACGAGCGGCGCGCGGGGGCTGCGCGTCGTCTCGGGCGCGCTCATCAAATCGGGCCGCGTCGGCGTGAGGCTCGGACCCAACGTCCAACTCAGCGGCGGCGACCGAATGTACGCGCTCCTCTTCGATATAGAGAGCGGCGAACTTCTTTCCTTCATGGGCTATCCGTTCGGAACGCTCAGGACCGCGGCCACGATCGGTCTGGCGGCGCGCCATATGGCGCGAGCGGACGCCCGCACGGTCGGGCTCTTCGGCGTCGGCCGAAACGCGCTCGGACTTCTCAAGGGCATCACCGCCGTGCGCAGAATAACCAGAGTCGTCGTCTCGAGCCGCGACGCGGAGCGGAGGAAAAGTTTTTGCGAGCGAGCGGAGAAGGAGCTTGCCATAGAAATCGTGCCGAGCGGGGAGGCCGAGGCGGCCGTCAAGAAGATGGACGTGGTTCTCACCGCGACGAGCTCTGCGGAGCCGATCTTTCCCGCCGCGTGGGTCGAGCCGGGCGCGCACGTGAGCACGATGGGAAAACCGGGCGAGATCGGCAAAGATGTTTATCTCAAAGCGGATCGGATCGTCGTCGGCTGCCGCGAGCACGAGCAAAACTATTACGACAGCGCCGGCGCGCTGCCGCTGGTCGAGCTTATCGCCGAAGGCAAATTTTCCTGGGAAAAGATTCCCGAGATGGGTGATTTGGTTACCGGCCGCGCCGCCGGGAGAACGAGCGCCAGGGAAATCAACGTCTTCAAAGAATCCCAGGGAGGATTTGGCGACGTCGCTTTCGCAAAGTGGCTCTACGAAGAAGCCGTGCGGCGAAAGCTCGGGCGCGAGATGGAATTGTAA